One genomic window of Pocillopora verrucosa isolate sample1 chromosome 8, ASM3666991v2, whole genome shotgun sequence includes the following:
- the LOC136276761 gene encoding uncharacterized protein, producing MRKGSKDGVKIKVYTPSGLFKRTFHRGGCYQEVYDWLGSSQMQPLLFFLETQENRTVFPTETIKPPGEVLRLVEKSEQEMEKLMSESPEKVSFKGTGPLQTDKDLNSTIGTRDDSDKSIGKKVKKMKKRRKELDKKATKGKSKDTDDKKRKRKRKPEDNNKSNLNAKKMKAKEDDIEMNKISRRQMRRLRAKEKKKSKTNK from the exons ATGAGAAAAGGATCAAAAGATGGTGTAAAGATTAAAGTTTACACGCCCAGTGGTTTGTTCAAAAGAACGTTTCACAGAGGAGGTTGCTATCAA GAGGTGTATGACTGGCTTGGGAGTAGCCAGATGCAGCCATTGTTATTTTTCCTGGAGACACAGGAAAACAGGACAGTATTTCCAACAGAGACTATTAAACCTCCTGGAGAGGTGCTGCGGCTAGTAGAAAAG TCTGAACAGGAAATGGAAAAACTCATGTCAGAGTCCCCAGAAAAA GTGTCATTCAAAGGAACTGGCCCTTTACAAACTGACAAAGATCTTAATTCAACCATTGGGACCAGAG ATGATAGTGACAAGAGCATtggaaagaaagttaagaagatgaagaagagaagaaaagaactGGACAAAAAGGCAACAAAAGGGAAATCAAAAGACACAGatgacaaaaagaggaaaagaaagagaaaaccagAAGACAACAACAAGTCAaacttaaatgcaaaaaaaatgaaagccaaagaagatgacattgaaatgaacaaaataagtAGACGTCAAATGAGAAGGCTaagagctaaagaaaaaaagaaaagtaaaactaataaGTAG
- the LOC136282782 gene encoding uncharacterized protein encodes MDGKEAMQALGGQTLGAPQIILCTPSMGGSSQPTPVERYAGSFFDFSQISEAVQRAAEAMEIAHANWRKILESRALQREQDEVFHAAQEADASKRNQQQGAARPTFQPTERKDRELSLPENDMAEEIRNL; translated from the exons ATGGATGGAAAAGAAG cCATGCAGGCACTTGGTGGCCAAACTCTTGGTGCACCTCAGATTATTCTGTGTACACCATCCATGGGGGGGTCAAGCCAACCCACACCTGTGGAGAGATATGCAG GGAGCTTTTTTGACTTTTCCCAAATAAGTGAGGCGGTGCAAAGGGCAGCAGAAGCCATGGAAATTGCACATGCCAACTG GAGGAAGATTTTGGAATCACGAGCTTTGCAGAGAGAACAAGATGAGGTGTTCCATGCAGCTCAGGAAGCAGATGCTTCTAAA AGGAACCAACAACAAGGTGCAGCAAGGCCAACATTTCAacctacagaaagaaaagacagagaaTTAAGCCTCCCCGAAAATGATATG GCCGAAGAAATACGCAATTTGTGA
- the LOC131785892 gene encoding NACHT, LRR and PYD domains-containing protein 12-like — protein sequence MDNLKELLKPKTFNTVSHAVVVIWILIGVIFLGIFADAENSESRYDFRCGGAKSENIDLVRGRCFELYEKQYNKHDFPIYAFVIMNFFLIGTVCAIYSQIASLTINQLSPSARNRDLEGQLRDQGNVLSSKKLFIAYCCQLFARIVLGVLFMVLQKQFIYPRDFPPNFPCYLTSGGSQPRNSTGVWHDCHNQRATKKNSWMRAVLVVNGIFLFGILLETVYILLRARKEDSFMKNSKFLKAHLNPFHADSQNATTSTLSRPEPPQQEKRTEQETNTPQEQHQEEESEENETNIPHLPSKPQQLRKPPLQEFIENTKEIIKEETNQPPQLRSPFSSTPGEGRPPKHLTLDQIYTNLVVVPDMANYDFTGDRRQKLEVYTRSGGENTTPRGPEDILNHENKNVLIVGRPGIGKTLCCTKLLRDWAFNKVFHESSDDKIHFDAAFFIKFRAFNAATDLSLRELLTSSEHSHSDHIDDEVWNYILENPQRVLLIFDGIDEFKLNSKIGEENFEPQFKNCADKKMPLYALYEKLATGKLLNGAAVLTTTRPTALSCIERVNFDKVFEILGFSSEQVEEYVTKFAEEEKHAGETIWRHIGGNTNILSLCYIPASCFIICSSLFQMAKFYGSKSLSLPTKLTDIYKKAVKIFYLRHNEEFRGKNFTREDFESDNLPPNVEKKFEKLEKMAFEGIKEGRLVFGGNEVRGLEGSALFHRLPDRETTPLKREQQFCFIHLTMQEFFAARHLANMDETELRNFVSTNIADGKWQLVFQFLAGLMNEKENLPSEIITDLLPVETEEDESKFYNEVWTEDMEPRKVTCWPTRDKKHLAVTLFKCINESSEMEEIVQRKLQQVNFNLVNFNVCQLTPVDCASVVTVIKNVQQISHLGLSGNNFGPLGCFEICKLLKCSKSQLSWLNLRGNQLTDEAAKYLADAINNNNCQLRTLDLARNNISHIGAQHLAEAINNNNCQLRTLDLRANNISHIGAQHLAEAINNNNCQLRTLSLTANNISHVGAQHLAEAINNNNCQLHTLILYNNNISDIGAQHLAEAINNNNNCQLRSLDLRANNISDIGAQHLADAINNNNCQLRTLILYNNNISDIGAQHLAEAINNNNCQLHTLDLTYNNISDIGAQHLAEAINNNNCQLRTLILYNNNISDIGAQHLAEAINNNNCQLRTLDLTYNNISDIGAQHLAEAINNNNCQLHTLRLKYNKITEAGKQHANNLLSNSQSNCRLII from the coding sequence ATGGATAATCTCAAGGAATTACTTAAACCAAAAACGTTTAACACAGTTAGCCATGCCGTAGTTGTTATTTGGATCCTGATCGGTGTAATCTTCCTTGGCATTTTTGCAGACGCAGAAAACAGCGAATCCAGGTATGATTTCCGCTGTGGCGGGGCGAAGAGTGAGAACATCGACCTTGTCCGTGGAAGATGTTTCGAGTTATACGAGAAGCAGTATAACAAACACGATTTTCCTATCTATGCCTTCGTGATCATGAATTTCTTCCTCATCGGAACTGTCTGTGCTATTTACTCCCAAATAGCGAGcctcacaatcaatcaactgTCGCCAAGCGCTCGTAACCGTGATCTCGAGGGGCAGTTGCGCGACCAAGGAAACGTACTTTCTAGTAAAAAGCTGTTTATCGCTTACTGCTGTCAACTTTTCGCAAGGATTGTTTTAGGAGTTCTCTTCATGGTTCTACAAAAACAGTTTATTTATCCTCGGGACTTCCCCCCCAACTTCCCTTGTTATCTAACCTCTGGAGGGAGTCAGCCAAGGAATTCTACTGGCGTCTGGCACGATTGTCATAATCAACGAGCAACTAAGAAAAACTCCTGGATGCGCGCTGTTCTTGTCGTGAacggaatttttctctttggcaTTCTGTTAGAAACCGTCTATATTTTGCTACGAGCCAGGAAAGAGGAtagtttcatgaaaaattccaaGTTTCTAAAGGCTCACCTGAATCCCTTCCATGCCGACTCGCAAAATGCTACCACATCGACTCTGTCGAGACCTGAACCTCCGcagcaagaaaaaagaacagaGCAAGAAACGAACACCCCACAAGAACAACACCAGGAAGAGGAAagtgaagaaaatgaaacgaaCATCCCACATCTGCCAAGCAAGCCTCAACAACTCCGAAAACCACCGCTTCAGGAATTCATCGAGaatacaaaggaaattattaaaGAAGAGACAAATCAACCTCCCCAACTCCGGTCGCCTTTTTCAAGTACTCCCGGCGAAGGACGCCCACCTAAACATTTGACTCTGGATCAGATTTATACAAACCTTGTCGTTGTTCCAGACATGGCTAATTATGACTTTACTGGAGACAGACGACAGAAACTCGAAGTCTACACCAGATCGGGTGGGGAAAACACAACACCAAGAGGGCCGGAGGACATTCTTaaccacgaaaacaaaaacgttttgattGTTGGTCGTCCCGGAATCGGAAAGACACTTTGCTGTACCAAACTCCTCAGAGACTGGGCATTTAACAAAGTATTCCATGAATCATCTGATGATAAAATCCATTTTGATGCTGctttcttcatcaaattcaGAGCATTCAACGCGGCAACCGACCTTAGCCTCCGGGAACTGCTCACATCGTCAGAACATTCCCACTCAGATCACATAGATGATGAAGTCTGGAATTACATCCTTGAGAACCCCCAAAGAGTTCTCCTAATTTTCGACGGAATCGATGAATTTAAACTTAATTCAAAGATCGGCGAGGAAAACTTCGAGCCTCAATTTAAAAACTGCGCAGACAAGAAGATGCCCTTGTATGCTCTATACGAGAAACTCGCGACCGGGAAACTTCTCAACGGAGCTGCCGTTTTGACAACCACGAGACCTACGGCTTTGTCATGCATCGAGCGTGTTAATTTCGACAAAGTCTTCGAGATCCTCGGCTTCTCATCCGAACAAGTCGAAGAGTACGTAACCAAATTTGCTGAAGAGGAGAAGCATGCGGGCGAAACAATATGGCGACACATCGGCGGCAACACGAACATTCTCTCTCTATGCTACATTCCTGCGAGttgcttcatcatttgctcaaGTCTCTTTCAAATGGCGAAGTTCTACGGTTCTAAAAGTCTAAGTCTACCAACGAAATTAACAGATATTTACAAGAAAgcagtgaaaatattttacttaagACACAACGAAGAATTCCGTGGCAAGAATTTCACTCGCGAAGATTTTGAATCAGATAATTTGCCCCCTAACGTGGAAAAGAAATTcgagaaacttgaaaaaatggcATTTGAAGGAATTAAAGAAGGAAGGCTGGTCTTCGGGGGAAACGAAGTACGCGGATTGGAAGGCAGCGCTCTTTTTCACCGCTTACCCGACCGTGAAACTACCCCGCTAAAACGTGAAcaacaattctgtttcattcatttaacaatgcaagagtttttcgctGCGAGGCACCTAGCAAACATGGATGAAACAGAACTGAGGAACTTTGTTTCTACGAACATCGCGGAcggcaaatggcagctggtttttcagtttctagcagGACTAATGAACGAGAAAGAAAACCTACCGAGCGAAATCATCacagaccttcttcctgtgGAAACTGAAGAGGATGAAAGCAAGTTCTACAACGAAGTGTGGACAGAGGATATGGAGCCAAGGAAAGTAACTTGTTGGCCGACTagagacaaaaaacatttagcAGTGACATTATTTAAATGCATTAACGAAAGTAGTGAGATGGAGGAAATAGTTCAGAGAAAACTACAACAAGTTAACTTTaatttggtaaattttaatgtttgtcAACTCACACCCGTTGATTGTGCTTCAGTAGTTACTGTAATtaagaatgttcaacaaatttcacatttaggTTTGTCTGGCAATAACTTTGGTCCATtaggttgttttgaaatttgtaagTTGTTAAAATGTAGTAAATCTCAACTAAGCTGGTTAAACCTCAGAGGAAATCAATTGACAGACgaagcagcaaagtatttagctgacgccatcaacaacaacaactgtcagctacgcacgttagacCTCGcaagaaataacatctcacacattggagcacagcacttggctgaagccatcaacaacaacaactgtcagctacgcacgttagacctcagagcaaataacatctcacacattggagcacagcacttggctgaagccatcaacaacaacaactgtcagctacgcacgttaagcctcacagcaaataacatctcacacgttggagcacagcacttggctgaagccatcaacaacaacaactgtcagctacacacgttaatCCTCTAcaacaataacatctcagacattggagcacagcacttggctgaagccatcaacaacaacaacaactgtcagctacgctCGTTAGACCTCAgagcaaataacatctcagacattggagcacagcacttggctgacgccattaacaacaacaactgtcagctacgcacgttaatccTCTAcaacaataacatctcagacattggagcacagcacttggctgaagccatcaacaacaacaactgtcagctacacacgttagacctcacatacaataacatctcagacattggagcacagcacttggctgaagccattaacaacaacaactgtcagctacgcacgttaatccTCTAcaacaataacatctcagacattggagcacagcacttggctgaagccatcaacaacaacaactgtcagctacgcacgttagacctcacatacaataacatctcagacattggagcacagcacttggctgaagccatcaacaacaacaactgtcagctacacacgttacgGCTCAAGTACAATAAAATCACAGAAGCAGGTAAACAACACGCAAATAATTTACTTAGCAATAGTCAGTCTAACTGTCGCCTTATTATATAA